Proteins encoded in a region of the Bacillota bacterium genome:
- a CDS encoding ribbon-helix-helix protein, CopG family translates to MFSIRLPRDLEIKINNLSKQKKLNKSEIVREAIQEYIAKAENEESPFDLGKELFGRYSSGDGNLSETYKHKIKEKIREKHPD, encoded by the coding sequence ATGTTTAGTATCAGATTGCCAAGAGATTTAGAAATAAAAATTAATAACCTATCAAAGCAAAAAAAACTGAATAAGTCGGAGATTGTCAGGGAAGCCATCCAGGAGTATATTGCTAAAGCTGAAAATGAGGAGTCTCCCTTTGACTTAGGTAAAGAACTGTTTGGTCGTTACAGTAGTGGAGATGGCAACTTATCTGAAACTTACAAGCATAAAATAAAGGAGAAAATTCGTGAAAAGCACCCTGATTGA